Proteins encoded together in one Salvelinus fontinalis isolate EN_2023a chromosome 6, ASM2944872v1, whole genome shotgun sequence window:
- the LOC129857945 gene encoding T-cell leukemia homeobox protein 3-like, with the protein MERAPSAPSPPPKAAQHEPISFGIDQILSSGADSETGRTSSRYGSDTSSGDGYRLGSPTGGNAASYTALSISLSGMVPQLEDPGLYGVNCSLGSRGVIRVPAHRPLTTSGPPHLMSAVPGYGGLCYPWVGNRFAKERLSALVPFTVTRRIGHPYQNRTPPKRKKPRTSFSRVQICELEKRFHRQKYLASAERATLAKSLKMTDAQVKTWFQNRRTKWRRQTAEEREAERQQANRLILQLQADALHKSLGESAGSDPLCSHNSSLYALQNMQPWAEERE; encoded by the exons ATGGAGCGCGCACCCAGCGCCCCAAGTCCTCCTCCCAAAGCGGCCCAGCACGAACCCATCAGCTTCGGTATCGACCAGATACTCAGTAGCGGTGCTGACTCAGAGACCGGCCGGACCAGCAGCAGATACGGTTCGGATACAAGCAGTGGAGACGGTTACCGTTTGGGAAGCCCAACTGGAGGGAACGCTGCCTCCTACACTGCGCTGTCCATCTCCCTCTCCGGCATGGTACCACAGTTAGAGGATCCTGGTTTGTACGGAGTGAACTGTAGCCTGGGCAGCAGAGGAGTGATCCGGGTGCCTGCTCACAGACCGTTGACTACATCGGGGCCGCCGCACTTGATGAGCGCTGTACCCGGGTATGGAGGCCTGTGTTACCCGTGGGTCGGAAATAGGTTCGCCAAGGAAAGGTTATCAG CTCTCGTGCCATTCACGGTGACCCGGCGAATAGGTCATCCATACCAGAACCGCACGCCGCCCAAACGGAAAAAGCCTCGGACATCGTTCTCCCGTGTGCAGATTTGTGAATTGGAGAAGCGCTTCCACCGGCAGAAGTACCTCGCGAGCGCCGAGCGGGCCACCCTTGCCAAGAGCCTGAAGATGACGGACGCGCAAGTCAAGACCTGGTTCCAGAACCGACGGACCAAATGGAG GAGACAGACAGCGGAGGAAAGGGAGGCTGAGCGTCAACAGGCCAATCGGCTGATCCTGCAACTGCAGGCCGACGCCCTCCACAAGTCCCTCGGCGAATCAGCAGGCTCCGACCCACTGTGCTCACATAACTCCTCCCTGTACGCCCTGCAGAACATGCAGCCCTGGGCCgaggagagggagtag